Proteins from a genomic interval of Methanomicrobiales archaeon:
- a CDS encoding transposase yields the protein MRTLAGHIAFREIDDDLWEILRKHLPPQKPHIGRPRRDPRRLLNGILYVLPTRCTWSDVIAHYGTKSTVHRYLPELSKRGAHQAIFLDLLQAAYDLQKLDLAHCITDTKDIPAKIGEISGTMATRRGTGTNSVLWLIRTVAP from the coding sequence ATGAGAACCTTGGCCGGGCATATAGCATTTCGGGAAATCGACGACGACCTCTGGGAGATTCTCAGGAAGCATCTGCCTCCCCAGAAACCGCACATCGGCCGGCCCCGACGGGATCCCCGTCGGCTCCTCAATGGCATCCTCTACGTCCTGCCCACCAGGTGCACCTGGAGCGATGTGATCGCACACTACGGTACCAAATCGACGGTACACAGGTACCTCCCTGAACTCAGTAAGCGGGGAGCCCATCAGGCGATCTTCCTCGACCTTCTCCAGGCCGCCTACGACCTTCAAAAGCTCGATCTTGCCCACTGCATCACCGATACCAAGGATATCCCCGCGAAAATAGGAGAGATATCGGGCACGATGGCTACAAGAAGGGGGACGGGAACAAACTCAGTGCTCTGGTTAATCAGAACGGTTGCCCCATAG